In bacterium, a single genomic region encodes these proteins:
- a CDS encoding adenylate/guanylate cyclase domain-containing protein: MAGGNFFRALKENKAAFACLVVALLVFIPNLVLKLLPDIGDSLVVFYLVNIGLTTLSLIAAILGIYFAGFKNKTLSGIFITLLAVWLGSFLVNVKAIETMELKTLDQRFNFKYQYVYEYKKLSPEESPIIIVAINDQSGESLPSVWPWPRSYYAQFVRNMKEAGAKVVGIDVVFDAPDSYSPANDDDFAKAINEAGNVVLAGKVVKAEVGGGRGQYDQAVHPLEKLIDGGAAWGLVGVTNDIDGIWRQYLLEEKIGNEVQMDTYYSFGIEVLRKYYDLPKDAVFENNEAYFKFGDKIVRKYKSFSFLINFQGPINTFPYKSFDVTVDNSTFDLKPEYDLDTFDNPGDPDLGIPPGLLHSGFFKDKIVLLGATMEELHDIFAVPLSESRNIEGQKLETLMPGVEIHANAIYTMLNDDYVTVQSDWVRVLIVTLTSFLVFILVSRLQKPLLALPIFILIVAIVIGTAFYLFVFHNLHMQIVTPIMAIGFTYVGNVLFQYIGERKEKATIRNAFGRYLPEKVVEQLIENPGLLKLGGEVRFLSILFSDVAGFTTISEKLTPVELVALLNEYLTAMTNIISKYDGIIDKYEGDAIMAEFGAPLHDDLHALKACHAALEMQEKLVEMRVKWKKEGRPELRARAGINSGQVVLGNMGSESVFDYTVMGDNVNLASRLEGANKEYGSYIMLSEWTQELVKDDIITRELDLIRVKGKEKPVKVFEALARTSTGISSTMKKVLDSYNQGLMAYRQQRWDEAILYFKAALHAKADDGPSEVYLERCEQFKQNPPEAGWDGVFTMTTK, from the coding sequence ATGGCTGGAGGAAATTTCTTTAGAGCTTTGAAAGAAAATAAAGCGGCCTTTGCTTGTTTAGTTGTTGCGTTGCTTGTTTTTATTCCAAATCTGGTGTTGAAGCTATTGCCGGACATCGGGGATTCGTTGGTTGTTTTCTACCTTGTAAATATCGGTTTGACTACGTTGTCATTGATTGCAGCAATTCTCGGAATTTACTTCGCTGGGTTTAAAAATAAAACCCTGTCTGGGATATTTATAACGCTGCTGGCAGTATGGTTGGGAAGTTTTTTGGTGAATGTCAAAGCCATTGAGACAATGGAACTCAAAACTTTGGATCAACGATTTAATTTTAAGTATCAGTATGTATACGAATATAAAAAATTATCGCCGGAAGAATCACCGATTATTATTGTTGCGATTAATGATCAATCCGGAGAGTCGCTTCCGTCTGTATGGCCATGGCCGCGTTCGTATTACGCACAGTTTGTTCGCAATATGAAAGAGGCTGGTGCAAAAGTGGTGGGTATAGACGTTGTGTTTGATGCACCGGACAGTTACAGCCCCGCTAACGACGATGATTTTGCTAAAGCAATCAATGAAGCGGGTAATGTTGTGCTGGCCGGAAAAGTTGTCAAAGCAGAAGTCGGAGGTGGACGCGGGCAATATGATCAGGCCGTTCATCCGCTGGAGAAACTGATCGATGGCGGGGCCGCATGGGGTTTGGTTGGCGTGACTAATGACATCGATGGCATCTGGCGGCAGTATCTGCTTGAAGAAAAAATTGGTAATGAAGTACAAATGGACACCTATTATTCATTTGGCATTGAAGTGCTCAGGAAATATTATGATTTGCCAAAAGACGCTGTATTTGAAAACAATGAAGCGTATTTTAAATTCGGTGATAAAATTGTTCGTAAATATAAATCGTTTTCTTTCCTGATTAATTTTCAAGGTCCGATCAATACTTTTCCATACAAATCATTCGATGTCACCGTTGATAATTCGACTTTTGATTTGAAGCCCGAATATGACTTGGATACATTTGACAATCCGGGTGATCCAGATTTAGGTATTCCTCCGGGACTTTTGCATTCTGGTTTTTTTAAAGACAAAATCGTTCTATTAGGCGCAACAATGGAGGAATTGCACGATATTTTTGCCGTGCCGTTGAGTGAATCACGAAACATAGAAGGTCAGAAACTTGAAACGCTGATGCCAGGGGTTGAAATCCACGCCAATGCCATCTATACGATGCTTAACGATGATTATGTCACAGTGCAATCAGATTGGGTGCGCGTTCTTATCGTCACTCTAACGTCGTTTTTGGTATTCATTCTGGTTAGTCGTTTGCAGAAGCCATTATTAGCTTTGCCTATTTTTATTTTGATTGTCGCGATCGTTATTGGTACCGCATTTTATTTATTTGTCTTCCATAATCTTCACATGCAGATTGTAACGCCGATAATGGCCATAGGGTTTACGTATGTTGGCAACGTTCTTTTCCAATATATCGGTGAACGCAAAGAAAAAGCAACCATTCGAAATGCGTTTGGCCGTTATTTGCCTGAAAAAGTTGTGGAACAATTAATCGAGAATCCTGGTTTGTTGAAACTTGGTGGCGAAGTTCGGTTTTTGAGTATTTTATTTTCGGATGTGGCCGGTTTTACTACGATTTCTGAAAAATTAACGCCGGTTGAACTGGTTGCATTGCTCAATGAATATTTAACGGCGATGACTAATATTATTTCCAAATATGACGGCATCATTGATAAATATGAAGGCGATGCGATCATGGCGGAATTTGGTGCGCCATTGCACGATGACCTGCACGCCCTTAAAGCTTGTCACGCTGCTTTGGAAATGCAGGAAAAGCTGGTCGAAATGCGCGTTAAATGGAAGAAAGAAGGACGGCCTGAATTACGCGCGCGCGCAGGTATCAATAGCGGGCAAGTGGTTTTGGGCAACATGGGATCTGAAAGCGTGTTTGATTATACCGTTATGGGTGACAATGTGAATCTTGCATCACGTTTAGAAGGTGCCAATAAAGAATACGGTTCTTACATCATGCTCAGTGAGTGGACGCAGGAATTGGTTAAAGACGATATTATTACACGTGAATTAGATCTGATCCGTGTCAAAGGTAAAGAGAAGCCGGTGAAAGTGTTTGAAGCTTTGGCACGTACATCGACTGGAATTTCAAGTACAATGAAAAAAGTTTTGGATTCTTACAACCAAGGTTTGATGGCCTATCGGCAACAACGGTGGGATGAAGCGATTTTGTATTTCAAAGCTGCTCTTCATGCCAAAGCGGATGACGGACCTTCGGAAGTATATCTTGAGCGATGCGAGCAGTTTAAACAGAATCCGCCGGAAGCCGGTTGGGATGGTGTCTTTACCATGACGACGAAGTAA